The Kwoniella dendrophila CBS 6074 chromosome 3, complete sequence genome contains a region encoding:
- a CDS encoding CDP-diacylglycerol-serine O-phosphatidyltransferase has product MSAIEEKKKALRQYAADDGHFSLVRNFRLADLITIMNGVCGTLSILSSARYLILSSNVRQIPDEAISTLYFAHLLPILGFGFDALDGKVARWMGGGSMLGQEMDSLADLISFGVAPATLGFVLGLRTPLDALCLLWFVSCGLARLARFNATVALIPSDASGKSKYFEGLPIPSSLFLTSMMAFWVKNNWFVGALHNTSDIPFNKILLWGEKGGYGEVHVAAGIFAIWGAMMVSKTLRVPKL; this is encoded by the exons ATGTCAGCtattgaagagaaaaagaaagcttTGAGGCAATATGCCGCGGATGATGGTCATTTCTCCCTCGTTCG TAATTTCCGACTTGCCGACTTAATCACTATTATGAACGGAGTTTGCGGTACATTATCTATCTTATCATCTGCAAGATATCttatattatcatcaaatgtaAGACAAATACCTGATGAAGCTATATCAACATTATATTTTGCACAtttattacctatattaggatttggatttgatgcATTAGATGGTAAAGTAGCAAGATGGATGGGTGGAGGATCAATGTTAGGTCAAGAAATGGATTCATTAGCAGATTTAATTTCATTTGGTGTTGCACCTGCAACTTTGGGTTttgttttaggtttaagaACTCCATTAGATGCTTTATGTTTATTATGGTTTGTTTCATGTGGTTTAGCAAGATTAGCTAGATTTAACGCTACAGTTGCATTAATTCCTTCAGATGCAAgtggaaaatcaaaatattttgaaggtttacctataccatcaagTTTATTCTTAACTTCAATGATGGCTTTTTGGGTTAAAAATAATTGGTTTGTCGGTGCTTTACATAATACTTCAGATATACCTTTCAATAAAATTTTATTATGGggtgaaaaaggtggttATGGTGAAGTTCACGTAGCAGCTGGTATCTTTGCTATTTGGGGTGCAATGATGGTTAGTAAAACATTGAGG GTACCAAAATTATAA